The sequence CCCGTCCCCACCCGCCCCGCCCCCatcccaccctcagcctcccagctcagAGTCCAAGCTCCTCTGTTCCGGGCTGCAGGCTTCGCCGTCACCAGTTGCACTTGTGGCTCCGCCTGTGGCTCGTGGGATGTGCGCGCCGAGACCACATGTCACTGCCAGTGCGCGGGCATGGACTGGACCGGAGCGCGCTGCTGTCGTCTGCAGCCCTGAGGTCGCGCGCAGCGCGTGCACAGCGCTGGCGGAGGCGGCTCCAGGTGCGGACGGGTTGTGGGGGAGCTGGAAATAAACctggagatgatgatgatgatggagcGGATCTGAGCCCTGCGTGGTTTCTTTAGTAGTCTGGAGGGACTGATCTAGTGTCTCCGTCTCCAAGAAGAGTGGGGCGCGCAGCTGCTGGAGGGGACGGGGAGACCGCGACTTTCTACTGCCCCATTCCCCTTCCTCGTATGGGGTCTCCAACTGCTTCCTCCGAAAATAGGGCCTGAGCTTCTTCTAGTGACGTCCCCACCCACCCAAGGCTCATGGCCGCCTTCAAGAGGGGACTTCTCACCTTTGAGGCTACCTTGACGCTCACTCTGGGGTCTCCGACCTCACCAGGAAGTGGCTGGGTCATTTTCCCCCTGTCCTCATAATGAGGCTTCATCTAGGACCTGGGTCCGTCTGGGCAGTGGACGGGACCCTCCAGGGCCCCAAGACTCCAGGAGCCCCAGGTCAGGGTAGGCCCCTGAATCGTGTCTCAGCCCAGAGCTGGAACATATACCCCTCACTTCCTACCTGCAAGGAGGAACCCCCAAGGCACAGGCAAAGTTGAGTTACCTGATGTCACGTGTCATCACAAGTTCACGTTTTCACACAGGCAAGTGCGGTTGTGAGTAGTTAGTTACAACCAGAGACACACAGGGTGCTTACCCCCTCCTGCACACTAGATTATGAAAACACGGAGCAGGGGACTTGTCTGCTCCTAGATCTCCCCAGggtttcctttcttcccctcccctcccctcccctcctcctcctcatcctcctcctcctcctctccctcccctcccctcccctcccttcccctccccttctcttccctttcctttccttctttttgagacagggtctcgctctgtcacccaggctggattgcagtggtgcgatctcggctcaccacaacctctgcctcctgagttcaagcaattatcctgcctcagcctcccaaatagctgggactacaggtgctcgccaccatgcctggctaatttttgtattttttgtagagaaggagttttaccatgctggctaggttggtcttgaactcctggcctcaagtaattcacctgcctcagcctcccaaagtgctgggattacaggcatgagccactgcgcccggcctattttttaatttttatttttgagacagggtcttctcactctggcacccaggctggagtgcagtggcacaatcttagctcactgcaacctctgcctcctgggttcaagcgattttcctgcctcagcctcccaagtagctgggattacagatgcctgccaccacacccggctaatttttgtatttttagtagagagtgggtttcaccatgttggccaggctggtctcgaactcctgacctcaggtgatccgcctacctcggcctcccaaagtgctgggattttaggcgtgagccacagcatccaTCCCCCCAGGGTTTAGAATAGAGCATGGTACACAGTAGACGTTCAGTAAATGCCTGTTGATCAGTAGCCACGTGTGCACTTAGATACAGCACCAACATGCACATactgcacacgcacacacagctATACACAGCCACGTGCACACACAGAGTACACAACCCACTTACCACGACCACGCGGAGACCCCACATCCACAGACACAACCATGTGCCCACAGACACTCTTGGACACAGAAAGGCACCCCGGCCAATGCACGGAGAATTGCAGATTTGACCAAGCTGGTCAGAGGTGATGcaggaacacagacacacacatgctccAGGCAAACGCTTGCGTTTCTCACTCAAGTCCCCAGCGCACCCTGGGTAAGTATCTGATGTCCTAGAGCCCCGATCCCcgacctttttggcaccagggactattttcatggaagacaattggTACAGGGGCATGGATGGTTTctggatgattcaagcacatgacatttatttttcactttatttttattattatgacattgtaatacataatgaaataattctacgACTCACCATAaagtagaatcagtgggagccctgagcttgttctCCTGCAGCTAGACAGTCCCggctgggggtgatgggagacagtgacagatcatcaagcattagattctcataaggagtgagAAAGATCCCTCAAATGTGCAGTTCGCAATGGGATTCTTGCTCctacgagaatctaatgctgctgctggtctgacaggaggtggagctcaggcggtaatctGAGCgatggggagcggctgtaaatacagatgaagctacTCTCGCtcgcccaccactcacctcctgctgtttGGCACAGTTCCCAATGCCTGGTGGTTGAGGACCCCTGTTCTAGAGGACAAAACCTCCAGCatcccctgccccag comes from Macaca fascicularis isolate 582-1 chromosome 19, T2T-MFA8v1.1 and encodes:
- the RETN gene encoding resistin isoform X2 → MKALCLLLLPVLGLLVSSQTLCSMEEAVNEKIQEGASSLGFAVTSCTCGSACGSWDVRAETTCHCQCAGMDWTGARCCRLQP